The genomic window GATGGGCATGGCCCTTCCCATGGGTGGCCATCTCACCCACGGCTGGGGCGTCTCCGCCACCGGCAAGTGGTTCCGCGGCGTCCAGTACGGCGTGCGCAAGGACACCGGCCTCATCGACTTCGACGAGGTGCGCGAACTCGCCCTCAAGGAGCGCCCGAAGGTCATCTTCTGCGGTGGCACGGCCCTGCCCCGCACCATCGACTTCGCCGCCTTCGGGGAGATCGCCCGCGAGGCCGGCGCCGTGCTGGTCGCCGATGTCGCGCACATCGCCGGCCTCATCGCCGGCGGCGCCCACCCCTCGCCGGTGCCGCACGCGGACGTGATCTCCACGACCACCCACAAGACACTGCGCGGGCCGCGCGGCGCCATGCTGATGTCCCGCGAGGAGCACGCGAAGGCCATCGACAAGGCCGTCTTCCCCGGTCTCCAGGGCGGCCCGCACAACCAGACGACGGCGGCCATCGCGGTCGCCCTGCACGAGGCGGCCCAGCCCTCCTTCCGCGACTACGCGCACGCGGTCGTCGCCAACGCCAAGGCCCTCGCCGAGGAGTTGCTCGCCCGCGGCTTCGACCTGGTCTCCGGCGGCACCGACAACCATCTGATCCTGATGGACCTCACGCCCAAGGACGTCCCCGGCAAGATCGCGGCGAAGGCGCTGGACCGGGCCGGGATCGTCGTCAACTACAACACCGTGCCCTACGACCCGCGGAAGCCCTTCGACCCCTCCGGCATCCGCATCGGCACCCCCTCCCTCACCTCGCGCG from Streptomyces formicae includes these protein-coding regions:
- the glyA gene encoding serine hydroxymethyltransferase: MTLPTPSSHPALTAADPELAALVGAEERLQADTLRLIPSENYVSQAVLEASGTVLQNKYSEGYPGRRYYEGQQNIDQVELLAIARAKALFGVEHANVQPYSGSPANLAVYLAFAEPGDTVMGMALPMGGHLTHGWGVSATGKWFRGVQYGVRKDTGLIDFDEVRELALKERPKVIFCGGTALPRTIDFAAFGEIAREAGAVLVADVAHIAGLIAGGAHPSPVPHADVISTTTHKTLRGPRGAMLMSREEHAKAIDKAVFPGLQGGPHNQTTAAIAVALHEAAQPSFRDYAHAVVANAKALAEELLARGFDLVSGGTDNHLILMDLTPKDVPGKIAAKALDRAGIVVNYNTVPYDPRKPFDPSGIRIGTPSLTSRGLGVQDMAAVADWIERGVTAARSGDEDALAVIRSEVAALMSGFPAPGLPA